The DNA window ACGCACTCAGCCTTTACCGATTATTATTCCGAGCTCCCTGTGCTGTTCGGCGAGTCCCTGATAAAGATGTTCCCCAAAGGATTCGGAAGGATGTTCCTTTCAAATTCAGGCACCGAGGCTAACGAAGCAGCGGTGAAGTTCGCGAAGATCTTCAGCAAAAGGCAATACGTCATTTCATTCTACAACAGCTTCCACGGCAGATCTGCCGGATCGCTGGGGCTGACAGCATCCAAGTCTGTCCAAAGGGCCCACTTCGGGCCGTTCAACGGGGTAATACATGCGCCATACCCGTATCCGTACAGGTGCCCGTTCAACCACGGAATGTATAGCTGCGGCGAGGACAGCATAGAATACATAAGGAACTACATATTGAAGAAGGAGGTTAAGCCAGAGGAAGTCGCTGCGATAGTGTTCGAGCCCATACAGGGGGAGGGCGGCTACATAGTGCCCCCAAAGGAATTTTTCAAGGGCCTGAAGGAGCTTTCAACTGAGAACGGCATACTGCTCATAGACGACGAGGTCCAGTCAGGTTACATGCGCACAGGAAAGTTCCTCGCTTTGGACAATTTCGGAATAACTGCCGACATATACACAATGGCGAAGGCACTTGGCGGTGGTCTTCCCCTTGGCGCCACAGTTACAAGGGGCAGCCTTGGAGACATACCTCAAGGAGCGCATGCAAGCACCTTTGGCGGAAACCATGCATCTGTAGCTGCAGCATACGCCTCGCTGAAATACGTAACTAGGAACAAGAGGAAGCTTGAGATTGAGGTAAGGCGGAAGAGCGGGATTGCATTCAAGCGTCTCAGGGAGATGCAGGAAAAGTACGACATGATAGGCGATGTTAGGGGGCTCGGCCTGATGATAGGGATCGAGCTGGTCAGGGACAGGAAAACGAAGGAGCATGCGATAAGGGAAAGGGAAAAAATAATCAAATCCGCATTCAATAAAGGCTTACTTCTCCTCACATGCGGAGATTCAACGATAAGGATAATCCCTCCGATTACAATAAGCGAAACTTCGCTAATGGATGGACTTGATATACTGGAAAAATCGATAAAAGATGTCTCTTAGGCGCTTATTTACGCGCAGTCAAATTCTTGGGTTGGTCTGATCCTCGTTGGAGCTTTCCATCTGGCGTATGAGCTTTCCTAATCTCTCCCATGCAATCTGCTTTGCGTC is part of the Candidatus Micrarchaeota archaeon genome and encodes:
- a CDS encoding aminotransferase class III-fold pyridoxal phosphate-dependent enzyme gives rise to the protein MSSQKRIDDIIKRDKKIFLTTTRSPYNFVADRGDGDYAYDITGKRFIDFTSFISTYNLGVNGNAEIRRAIKMQVDKLTHSAFTDYYSELPVLFGESLIKMFPKGFGRMFLSNSGTEANEAAVKFAKIFSKRQYVISFYNSFHGRSAGSLGLTASKSVQRAHFGPFNGVIHAPYPYPYRCPFNHGMYSCGEDSIEYIRNYILKKEVKPEEVAAIVFEPIQGEGGYIVPPKEFFKGLKELSTENGILLIDDEVQSGYMRTGKFLALDNFGITADIYTMAKALGGGLPLGATVTRGSLGDIPQGAHASTFGGNHASVAAAYASLKYVTRNKRKLEIEVRRKSGIAFKRLREMQEKYDMIGDVRGLGLMIGIELVRDRKTKEHAIREREKIIKSAFNKGLLLLTCGDSTIRIIPPITISETSLMDGLDILEKSIKDVS